The DNA region ggtcatccgaacTCGACCcattaagctaacgggtcatctgtttcacccgttaacaattgttattatttttttttcataaagtttattttttgtcattaagactttactaaaattactaaaatatcctcaactaacggaTCCTAAcaggtctaacgggttgacccaaaacgacccgttaagcatccacccaaatacaaatattaacagATTAGATCGagtcgggttaacgggttgggtctaAAATGCCAGGCCTAGCTGCAACTCCAAATCAAATTTCCCACTTGTTTATCTACTACACGCTAGAGTCTTCCTTGAACCATAGTTTAGTTGTGTCCTTTAAATAAATTCACAATCACGTGAATCACGTGAcgagagaaaaatataaaagactTGCTCCGGTAGTCAACAAGGAAGTATGTTGTTTAACATACTTGAAAAATAGGAAGCCTTAGCCCATGTGGATTTCATGTGAGTTATGTCATTATTTACATGTTAACAGAGATAAACACCTGATCGTATGTATACACCTAACGATATCGAACCTATGAGGGCCACTGCATAGATACTTCATGAATTAAGTATACAGAGTGTTATACTTGTATAACTCCATCAGATATTGTGCATCTAAATTTGGTTACTTGAGAAGAAcgggaagaaaggaaaaaaaaaaaagaagaccgACATTTATGTTCATGAAGGTGAAATAATTCAAACATCAAACTTCAACGTCTCCAACAATCAACACCTACAAAGCCTGGTATTAACACCAGCAAAGTTTTCCTGTCCAAGTATATTGAATTATAAATCTAAGCCATCTCAAAAGCTGATAAGGTCATCCTTTGCTGGCGTCTGCTGCTTCTTCGGATCTTGGCTTCCTTCAGATGAACTTCCACCTTTCTTGCCAAATATCATCTCATCAAGATCATCCATCATGTCATCGTTGCTCCCTGCATGAACCAAACCTCGAGAAGCAGCTGGTCTTCTAATCAAGGAATCCTCTTTCGCATGACTTGGTGATTCATCAGGCTCCACAGCTACGGGTATCATTGCAGGTTCTGGCGCAGTTGGAACAACTGAAGGCCTGATCAGTTCTTCATACTTGGATAGAGCTTTATGGATCTCATCATTCACATTCAACGCTTCAAACAGCAAGGCCTCGTTCTCTCCAGCTGTCTCTATAATTCTCTGGACAGTGGATAGAGATTGACGGCACTGTTGTACAAGTGTGGTCGTCAACTCATCCTGCCAATGAGACAACAACATTTAATCCATCTCTCTTTTGGTCTAATTCTTATTTCCTAAATATAAATGCATAACTAGTTATTCTTGAACAAAGATACGTAATTGCATAAGAAAACATATGCCCTCATACGGCATCATAATTGCATCAGGTTTTCATATTCCTTGTTGGGCTGACATTGTACAATGAGTTAAATTAGCTTTGAACTGGCTGTCCTCATAGAAGATATCGTCCTAAGGTCAACCCCGTACCACTTGGCTCTAGATTGGATGGGATATGGTCTTATGGAACAGGCTAAGTAGTAAATTCACCTATTTTCAAAGGCCCATTTTAAGTTTGAGTATATAGGTAGTGTCCCTAAAACTGCCTTGCCTAAAAAATCAAAAAGCAAGTAAAATCATATTGATCAGTCgataacacaaaaaaaaagtagtgATATTGAAAGTTCCATGCATCTCACAAAATGTAGGTGACAAAAATCCCATATATTAACAGATTAGATGCAGGAGTCAAAAGAGGATATACAAGTGAGAAAACAAGATAAAAATCACCTGTAAAGCATCTTGTTGGGGTGAAGAGGATAAAACAGAATTAAGTAGCTCAATACTGTTTCTTGCAACATCAAATGCTTCCTTTGGTTGTTCAGCTGTAAAGTTTTGGGCAGCAATCTCAACCGGAATCTGCTGGGAAAAACTAGCATCTGACTCCGAAGCAGAAACTGAACGAGGGGGAGTGAATATTGGTGCCAAACTCTCATTGTCGCGACCGGGAAACCGAATACCCCTTGATCTTAAACTCTGAAATTGAGGTGGTCCAAGCATAAAAGTTTAAGTACCATGAAACCACTTCTTCAAACATCAGAAATATAGATCTAACAACTGCACCACCCAACGCAATGGAGGCTCGAGAAAATCAGATTGTGGATAAGGATAATAACAACCAAAAAACAACATCAGAGCCTCATCCCACTaatgtatgaatcctagaacgccactgCACTTGGTTTTGCGCCAAGTCTTCCGTGGGTAAGGATTATAGTAGCATAAAAGCCACGTAAATTCTGAATTACTGTATACTTTCAATTTTGAGTGTTACTCAGTTTCTTATTCAACATTAGCGTTGTATTCCTTACCAATAGTAACCTGGCCAGCTAAATTCATTTCTGTTCTCTCTAGTACCATGGCT from Malus domestica chromosome 01, GDT2T_hap1 includes:
- the LOC103444867 gene encoding TOM1-like protein 1, producing the protein MSDNLMEKVSALGERLKIEGTEVGRKMSAGFSSVSFKVKELFQGPNQADKIVEDATSEALEEPDWAMNLEICDMINTERVNSVELIRGLKKRIMLKNPRVQYLALVLLETCVKNCEKAFSEIAAERVLDEMVKLIDDPQTVVNNRNKALMLIEAWGESTGELRYLPVYEETYKSLRSRGIRFPGRDNESLAPIFTPPRSVSASESDASFSQQIPVEIAAQNFTAEQPKEAFDVARNSIELLNSVLSSSPQQDALQDELTTTLVQQCRQSLSTVQRIIETAGENEALLFEALNVNDEIHKALSKYEELIRPSVVPTAPEPAMIPVAVEPDESPSHAKEDSLIRRPAASRGLVHAGSNDDMMDDLDEMIFGKKGGSSSEGSQDPKKQQTPAKDDLISF